A stretch of Komagataella phaffii GS115 chromosome 2, complete sequence DNA encodes these proteins:
- a CDS encoding Catalase A, breaks down hydrogen peroxide in the peroxisomal matrix formed by acyl-CoA oxidase (Pox1 — protein sequence MSQPPKWTTSNGAPVSDVFATERATFDNANHANNAPKVGPLLLQDFQLIDSLAHFDRERIPERVVHAKGAGAFGEFEVTDDISDVCAAKFLDTIGKKTRIFTRFSTVGGEKGSADSARDPRGFSTKFYTEEGNLDLVYNNTPIFFIRDPSKFPHFIHTQKRNPATNLKDANMFWDYLVNNQESIHQVMYLFSDRGTPASLRKMNGYSGHTYKWYNKKGEWVYVQVHFKSDLGVVNFNNEEAGKLAGEDPDYHTGDLFNAIERGEYPSWTCYIQTMTQEQAAKQPFSVFDLTKVWPHKDFPLRRFGKFTLNENPKNYFAEVEQAAFSPSHTIPSMQPSADPVLQSRLFSYPDTHRHRLGVNYQQIPVNCPVAPVFTPQMRDGSMTVNGNLGSTPNYKSSFCPFSTEAQIQTNSHTPEEVLAAHTEKFHWGGILDSKSYDFEQPRALWKVFGKTPGQQRNFCHNVAVHVAAANHEIQDRVFEYFSKVYPEIGDQIRKEVLQLSPRGDSAARL from the coding sequence ATGTCTCAACCACCTAAATGGACAACATCAAATGGTGCTCCTGTCTCCGATGTATTTGCTACAGAGAGAGCCACCTTCGACAACGCTAATCACGCTAACAATGCCCCCAAAGTTGGGCCTCTGCTGCTACAAGactttcaattgattgattCTCTTGCCCATTTCGACAGAGAACGTATTCCAGAGAGAGTTGTGCATGCCAAAGGTGCGGGAGCTTTCGGTGAGTTTGAGGTGACTGACGACATATCTGACGTTTGTGCTgccaaattcttggatACTATTGGGAAGAAAACCCGTATCTTCACTCGATTCTCCACCGTTGGAGGTGAGAAAGGTTCTGCCGACAGTGCCCGTGACCCAAGAGGGTTTTCCACCAAGTTTTACACAGAGGAAGGTAACTTGGACCTTGTGTACAACAACACTCCCATCTTCTTTATCAGAGATCCATCCAAGTTCCCACATTTCATCCACACCCAAAAGAGGAATCCTGCTACTAACCTGAAGGACGCCAATATGTTCTGGGATTACCTTGTTAACAACCAAGAGTCCATTCATCAGGTGATGTACTTGTTCTCAGATCGTGGAACTCCTGCTTCTCTTAGAAAAATGAACGGGTACTCTGGTCACACTTACAAATGGTACAACAAGAAAGGTGAGTGGGTTTACGTACAAGTTCACTTCAAGTCGGACCTGGGTGTCGTaaacttcaacaatgaaGAGGCTGGAAAGCTTGCTGGCGAGGATCCAGACTACCACACCGgtgatcttttcaacgCCATTGAGAGAGGCGAGTATCCTTCATGGACTTGTTACATTCAGACCATGACTCAAGAACAAGCTGCCAAGCAACCATTTTCCGTGTTTGACTTGACCAAGGTTTGGCCACACAAAGACTTCCCATTGAGGAGATTTGGTAAATTCACTTTGAACGAAAACCCAAAGAACTACTTTGCCGAAGTTGAGCAAGCCGCCTTCTCTCCATCTCATACTATCCCTAGTATGCAGCCATCTGCTGATCCAGTCCTTCAATCTCGACTGTTCTCCTACCCAGATACTCACCGTCATAGATTGGGTGTTAACTATCAGCAGATTCCTGTCAATTGTCCAGTGGCTCCTGTTTTTACCCCTCAGATGCGTGATGGTTCCATGACTGTCAATGGCAACCTTGGGTCTACTCCCAACTACAAGTCTTCTTTCTGTCCATTCTCTACAGAGGCACAGATCCAGACCAATTCACACACACCAGAAGAAGTTTTGGCTGCTCACACTGAGAAATTCCACTGGGGAGGTATCCTTGACAGTAAGAGCTACGATTTTGAACAGCCAAGAGCGCTTTGGAAAGTATTCGGCAAAACTCCTGGTCAGCAACGTAACTTCTGCCACAACGTTGCCGTTCACGTTGCGGCTGCCAACCATGAAATTCAAGACAGGGTTTTTGAATACTTCTCCAAGGTTTACCCTGAAATTGGTGACCAGATTCGTAAAGAAGTATTGCAGCTATCTCCAAGAGGTGACTCTGCAGCAAGATTGTAG
- a CDS encoding ATPase component of the RSC chromatin remodeling complex encodes MSITNTPVPLERSQSPNGTNSKMFDLKQQFVNGSAQPAVLPMPESTQKLHLLLARFRELETNGGSQADKLAIEYLFKRISKQQDKYIADLNSFYSSVKPDGDLDLDLLREQVVGLQLLSKDLDLPTYLQSDFASEYQDSEDSKIEYPIALPLEDHKQRAKLLGLQPDLKKADPAVHAVSNPQNEEIVVKKIANRIIELENLPNNLGTFDVNNLENITNPSDKPLLGVDDLKVRALIELKSLRLLYKQKHLKRSLLSQQFASSHSSIDYLAKNHTRLAATRSVHTRPKIRAPQTARLAEQLEEQQKKEKKRLEMNLQLRKSEKILEGVSQFLEIRSEKATQRSNLGRVMGNLHSYIEKDESKKLEKTAKQRLQALKANDEEAYLKLLDQTKDTRITHLLKQTNSFLDSLANAVKAQQNESQVVNQAPQIENENPDATREKVDYYEVAHRIKEGVKQPSILIGGTLKEYQVKGLEWMVSLYNNHLNGILADEMGLGKTIQSISLIAYLIEYKQEYGKFLVIVPLSTITNWTMEFEKWAPSIRTIVYKGAQSQRKMLQYDIRSGNFTVLLTTYEYVIKDRPLLCKFKWAHMIIDEGHRMKNSKSKLSYTLTNYYHTRNRLILTGTPLQNNLPELWALLNFVLPKIFNSVKSFDEWFNTPFANTGTQDKMELTEEESLLVIRRLHKVLRPFLLRRLKKDVEKDLPDKVEKVIKCKFSSLQAALYQQMLKHNALFIGASSGPGVSKSGIKGLNNKIMQLRKICNHPFVFDEVENVVDPTRSTADLIWRTSAKFELLDRVLPKFCATGHRVLIFFQMTQVMDIMEDYLRYREMKYLRLDGSTNADDRQDMLKAFNAPDSEYFCFLLSTRAGGLGLNLQTADTVIIFDTDWNPHQDLQAQDRAHRIGQKNEVRILRLITTDSVEEVILERAHQKLDIDGKVIQAGKFDNKSTSEEQEAFLKRLIEAEQLKREGNAESDDEMEDDELNEILARSEDEKILFDKMDTDRLAKARMDGQTHPRLFSDEELPQVFKEDVGKHLEQPTFELGRTREKKRVMYDDGLTEEQWLEAMDDDDDSVEDAIRRKKDSLARRRAKRGLGDAEDDDWEVSFHEGVNDTDIIDGEEEQPVTKKRKGKKTKKSLPDFTDKALSLIEGIKSLKPEDEDRHRVDLFLSLPNKQQYPDYYQLIKQPVCVTGLEKKLKDGDFDTYDNFIQELRTMFTNAKLYNEEGSWVHQDAVEMENYVDQNI; translated from the coding sequence ATGTCAATAACAAACACGCCTGTTCCCCTTGAGAGATCACAGTCTCCGAATGGCACCAACTCTAAGATGTTTGACTTGAAACAGCAGTTTGTGAATGGTTCAGCTCAACCAGCTGTACTGCCCATGCCCGAATCCACACAAAAATTGCACCTGTTGTTGGCTCGATTCAGGGAACTGGAGACGAATGGTGGTAGTCAAGCTGACAAACTCGCTATTGAGTACCTCTTCAAGCGCATTTCCAAACAGCAGGATAAATATATTGCAGATTTGAACTCCTTTTACTCATCTGTGAAACCGGATGGTGATTTGGACCTTGATTTGCTAAGAGAACAAGTTGTTGGTTTGCAATTACTAAGTAAGGATCTTGATCTACCAACGTATCTACAAAGCGATTTTGCTTCGGAATATCAAGACAGTGAGGACAGCAAAATTGAATATCCGATTGCGTTACCCCTGGAAGACCATAAACAAAGGGCAAAATTACTAGGTTTGCAGCCCGATTTAAAGAAGGCTGATCCAGCTGTTCATGCCGTTTCCAACCCTCAGAATGAGGAGATCGTTGTGAAAAAGATTGCAAATAGGATTATTGAGTTGGAAAATTTACCTAACAACTTGGGTACCTTTGATGTCAACAATTTAGAAAATATTACGAACCCATCTGACAAACCGCTATTAGGGGTAGACGACTTGAAGGTGAGAGCGTTGATTGAACTCAAATCCTTGAGATTACTTTACAAACAGAAACATTTAAAAAGATCTTTGCTGAGCCAGCAGTTTGCCTCGTCTCATTCTAGCATTGATTACTTGGCGAAGAACCATACAAGGTTAGCTGCCACTCGTTCAGTTCACACAAGGCCCAAAATTAGGGCTCCTCAGACTGCTCGTCTCGCTGAACAATTAGAAGAGCAAcagaaaaaggaaaagaaacggCTGGAAATGAATCTTCAGTTACGCAAATCTGAAAAGATCCTGGAAGGTGTAAGTCAGTTCTTAGAGATCAGATCCGAAAAAGCTACTCAAAGATCCAATCTTGGAAGAGTAATGGGAAACCTTCATAGCtacattgaaaaagacgAAAGcaaaaaacttgaaaagaCTGCTAAACAGAGATTGCAGGCTTTGAAGGCTAACGATGAGGAGGCCTATTTGAAACTGCTTGACCAAACAAAGGACACAAGAATTACCCATCTTTTAAAACAAACAAACTCCTTCTTAGACTCTTTAGCCAATGCTGTGAAAGCTCAACAAAACGAGTCTCAAGTTGTTAATCAAGCCCCACAAATAGAAAACGAGAACCCAGATGCAACAAGAGAGAAGGTAGATTACTACGAAGTTGCTCACCGCATCAAAGAAGGTGTGAAACAGCCTAGTATTTTGATAGGTGGTACCTTGAAAGAATATCAAGTGAAAGGTCTTGAATGGATGGTGTCTTTATATAATAATCATCTGAATGGTATTCTAGCAGATGAAATGGGACTAGGTAAGACAATCCAGTCCATTTCGCTTATCGCCTATCTGATTGAGTATAAACAAGAATATGGTAAGTTTTTGGTCATTGTTCCACTGTCTACAATTACAAATTGGACAAtggaatttgaaaagtggGCTCCTTCAATCAGAACAATAGTCTACAAAGGTGCTCAGTCGCAACGAAAAATGCTACAATATGATATTCGTTCCGGCAACTTCACTGTCCTACTGACTACTTACGAATACGTCATAAAAGATAGACCATTACTTTGTAAATTTAAATGGGCTCACATGATCATTGATGAAGGTCACAGAATGAAGAATTCTAAATCCAAACTTTCGTACACGCTTACAAATTACTATCACACAAGGAATAGACTTATCCTTACAGGAACCCCACTTCAAAATAACTTGCCTGAACTGTGGGCGTTGCTTAATTTTGTGTTACCcaagattttcaattcGGTGAAATCGTTTGATGAATGGTTCAACACTCCATTTGCCAATACAGGTACTCAAGACAAAATGGAGTTGACTGAGGAGGAGAGTTTATTGGTTATTAGAAGATTGCATAAGGTGCTTCGTCCCTTCTTGCTTagaagattgaagaaggatgttgaaaaggaTTTGCCAGACAAAGTGGAGAAAGTCATCAAATGTAAGTTCTCAAGTTTACAAGCGGCTTTGTATCAGCAGATGCTGAAGCATAATGCTCTTTTTATTGGCGCATCCTCTGGGCCCGGGGTATCGAAAAGTGGTATTAAGGGTCTAAACAACAAGATTATGCAATTAAGAAAGATATGTAACCATCCTTTCGTgtttgatgaagtggaAAATGTTGTTGATCCTACTAGAAGCACAGCTGACTTAATTTGGAGAACAAGTGCTAAGTTTGAGTTGCTAGACCGTGTATTGCCCAAGTTCTGTGCCACTGGACATAGAGTtctgattttctttcagaTGACCCAAGTAATGGACATTATGGAAGATTATTTGAGATATAGAGAGATGAAATACTTAAGGTTGGACGGTAGTACTAACGCTGATGACAGACAAGACATGCTGAAGGCGTTCAATGCCCCCGATTCTGAATACTTCTGCTTCCTTTTGTCCACAAGAGCTGGTGGGCTGGGTTTGAATTTACAAACGGCGGACACTGTCATTATTTTTGACACTGATTGGAATCCTCATCAGGACTTGCAAGCACAGGATCGTGCACATCGTATTGGTCAAAAGAACGAAGTGAGAATTTTAAGACTGATCACAACGGACTCGGTTGAAGAAGTTATCTTGGAAAGAGCTCACCAAAAGTTAGACATTGACGGAAAAGTTATTCAAGCTGGTAAATTCGACAATAAATCAACTTCTGAGGAGCAAGAAGCATTCCTGAAAAGATTAATTGAAGCTGAACAATTGAAACGAGAAGGCAACGCCGAAAGtgatgatgaaatggaAGATGACGAGCTAAACGAGATACTGGCACGTTCTGAAGACGAAAAGATTTTATTCGACAAAATGGACACCGATAGGCTTGCTAAGGCTCGTATGGATGGACAGACCCATCCGAGACTTTTCTCAGATGAAGAGCTGCCTCAAGTATTCAAGGAAGATGTTGGCAAACACTTAGAGCAGCCTACCTTTGAACTAGGGCGCACCcgagaaaagaaaagggtTATGTATGACGATGGATTGACCGAAGAGCAATGGCTAGAGGCCATggatgacgatgatgattCTGTAGAAGATGCAATTCGTCGTAAGAAAGATTCTCTGGCTAGAAGAAGAGCTAAAAGGGGATTGGGTGATgcagaagatgatgattgGGAAGTCTCTTTCCATGAAGGCGTGAATGACACTGATATTATAGAtggtgaagaagaacaaccAGTAActaaaaaaagaaaaggaaaaaagaccaagaagtCTTTGCCAGATTTCACAGATAAGGCTCTGTCATTAATTGAAGGGATTAAAAGTTTGAAGCCCGAAGATGAAGACCGTCACAGGGTAGATTTATTTTTGAGTCTACCCAACAAACAACAGTATCCCGACTACTATCAACTGATCAAGCAACCAGTTTGTGTTACAGGACTGgaaaagaagttgaaggaTGGAGATTTTGACACGTATGataatttcattcaagaactACGAACAATGTTTACGAATGCAAAGTTGTATAACGAAGAAGGTTCTTGGGTGCATCAAGATGCTgttgaaatggaaaactACGTCGATCAAAACATTTAA
- a CDS encoding Essential protein involved in maturation of 18S rRNA has translation MKKKILGRNSKTQSDKMEELIETISASVETTEKAVKEMLGSLDSELPEIIKAVKGEGSDVEGVSLLDLKNSAIASYVNSLILIILSNIERMKLNGKDEEFNFQRESIVKNSIVQRVTLDKGVKGLEKRLQYQIEKMVRAYTRMEQDEKDLKEKQTQQLDEDGEEKEEMDEAEKEEEEEEEEEEEEGMSYRPNPSAMLEKLKSSTSKPLSSSSSDKYRPPRIAAVAPPSSEANQERSKKKHKKLQSMEEYLQETNEAPMLTESVGSNIMAHGRGGVKTSRERDREEEIREYEETNFTRLPTSVTEKSKKQKKDHRLNTFAGEDWSFFGKDRDEDMKKSARKNKNTASSAWERAKRRRGN, from the coding sequence atgaagaaaaaaatattagGACGCAATTCCAAGACACAATCTGATAAAATGGAAGAGCTAATTGAGACCATAAGCGCTTCAGTGGAAACTACCGAGAAGGCCGTTAAAGAAATGTTGGGGTCTTTGGATAGTGAACTTCCAGAGATCATAAAAGCTGTCAAGGGTGAGGGGTCTGATGTTGAAGGAGTATCGTTGTTAGACTTGAAGAACTCGGCTATCGCTTCCTACGTGAATAGCCTGATTCTCATTATACTAAGTAACATTGAGAGAATGAAGTTAAATGGAaaggatgaagagtttAACTTTCAGAGAGAATCGATCGTGAAAAATAGTATTGTGCAGAGAGTTACTCTTGATAAGGGAGTCAAGGGTTTGGAGAAAAGATTACAGTATCAAATAGAAAAAATGGTAAGAGCATATACTCGCATGGAGCAAGACGAGAAAGATTtaaaagagaaacaaacTCAACAGTTGGACGAagatggagaagaaaaagaagagatgGATGAAGCtgagaaagaggaagaagaagaagaggaagaagaagaagaagaaggcaTGTCATACAGACCAAACCCTTCAGCTATGTTGGAGAAACTCAAATCAAGCACCTCCAAACCTTtgtcttcaagttcttccGATAAATATAGACCACCCAGAATTGCAGCTGTTGCACCTCCAAGTAGTGAAGCCAACCAggaaagatcaaagaaaaagcaCAAGAAGTTGCAGAGTATGGAGGAATACTTGCAAGAGACCAACGAGGCTCCTATGTTGACGGAGAGTGTTGGGTCTAACATCATGGCACATGGTAGAGGAGGTGTTAAGACATCTAGAGAGCGTGATAGAGAGGAAGAGATCAGAGAATACGAGGAGACCAATTTCACTAGATTACCAACTTCGGTTACTGAGAAgtcaaagaaacaaaagaaagatcaTAGATTGAACACCTTTGCAGGAGAGGATTGGTCATTCTTTGGCAAGGACAGAGATGAAGACATGAAGAAAAGTGCGAGGAAGAATAAAAATACTGCTTCCTCCGCCTGGGAAAGAGCAAAAAGACGCAGAGGAAACTAA
- a CDS encoding Presequence translocase-associated motor subunit, whose product MLSIRNIGVRSLGVNQMLTRSFALSVPQMQQQAQPQKSHSDNPLNWEQFLALRKSQRRVNLVTSIFSALFASSASWGYISQIEMNPTELIFGIDPFMASAIGMMGASVLGYLLGPLFGDGIFNLRHRKIIHEFTEKQKVFLDRIKKNRVDATRQSVANPVPDYYGEKIGSLKEYRQWLRDCNSYRRRAREFV is encoded by the coding sequence ATGCTTTCAATTAGAAATATCGGTGTCAGATCCTTAGGTGTCAATCAGATGTTGACCAGATCATTTGCTTTGTCTGTTCCTCAAATGCAACAACAGGCACAACCACAAAAATCACACTCAGATAATCCGCTAAATTGGGAACAATTCTTGGCTTTACGTAAAAGCCAACGACGAGTCAACTTGGTAACCTCCATATTCAGTGCTCTGTTTGCATCTTCAGCTTCATGGGGATATATTTCGCAAATCGAAATGAATCCAACTGAATTAATCTTTGGAATTGACCCATTTATGGCATCTGCCATTGGAATGATGGGTGCTTCAGTTTTAGGATATCTTCTAGGGCCTTTATTTGGGGACGGtattttcaacttgagaCACAGGAAGATTATCCACGAGTTTACAGAGAAGCAGAAAGTGTTTTTGGATCGAATTAAGAAAAATAGAGTTGATGCCACGAGACAATCTGTTGCCAACCCAGTTCCAGATTACTACGGTGAAAAAATAGGTTCTTTAAAGGAGTACCGTCAATGGCTAAGAGACTGCAATTCGTATAGGAGGAGGGCTCGTGAGTTTGTCTGA
- a CDS encoding ribosome biogenesis protein NSA2, whose product MPQNEYIEQHIKQHGRRLDHDEKKRKKAAREGHRIAKDAQNLKGWKGKMFAKKRYSEKVEMKKKIKAHEESKIKGPSKPKEDDGEALPTYLLDRQTTNTAKAISSSIKQKRLEKASKFQVPLPKVRGITEEEMFKVIKTGKSKSKSWKRMITKHTFVGEGFTRNPVKMERIIRPSALRQKKANVTHPELGVTVFLPILAVKKNPQSPMYTKLGVLTKGTIIEVNVSDLGLVTAGGKVVWGKYAQITNEPDRDGCVNAVLLV is encoded by the coding sequence ATGCCTCAGAACGAGTACATTGAGCAGCATATCAAGCAGCATGGTCGAAGACTAGATCACGATGAAAAGAAGCGTAAGAAGGCTGCCAGAGAGGGTCACAGAATTGCCAAAGATGCTCAGAATCTGAAAGGTTGGAAGGGTAAGATGTTTGCTAAGAAGAGATACTCAGAAAAGGTcgaaatgaagaagaagattaaGGCTCACGAAGAATCAAAGATCAAGGGACCTTCCAAACCTAAGGAGGATGACGGAGAAGCTTTACCCACATATTTGTTGGATCGTCAAACTACCAATACAGCTAAGGCCATTTCTTCATCGATTAAGCAGAAACGTCTGGAGAAAGCTTCCAAGTTCCAAGTTCCCTTGCCAAAAGTGCGTGGTATaactgaagaagagatgTTCAAGGTCATCAAAACTGGTAAATCCAAGTCAAAGTCGTGGAAGCGTATGATTACCAAACATACTTTTGTTGGTGAAGGTTTTACCAGAAATCCGGTTAAGATGGAAAGAATTATTCGCCCATCTGCCCTAAGACAGAAGAAAGCCAATGTAACCCATCCAGAGCTTGGTGTCACTGTCTTTTTGCCCATTCTGGCTGTAAAGAAAAACCCTCAATCCCCTATGTACACTAAACTGGGAGTTCTTACTAAAGGAACTATCATAGAGGTCAACGTTTCTGATTTGGGACTGGTTACTGCAGGTGGTAAAGTTGTCTGGGGTAAATACGCTCAAATCACCAATGAACCGGACAGAGATGGATGTGTCAATGCAGTTCTCTTGGTTTaa
- a CDS encoding t-SNARE protein important for fusion of secretory vesicles with the plasma membrane — MGLKKLLKLQPPSQEEIEKQNRENLQAQGVSIRSEKKRPDKFAAFKQYAQDKVTQSPTYRPVSKESVQANYQPYQSDRKLKKAQEEKISASNSNNPYAQYSDSYGAQSGTNGSSISNLNSQEYSSGRINNPYSSYENSENVAALEQEEELSFGGANDAGPQQLRRLQTNQTAQTNGFSQFGDLNDLPESVLNAPVSSQAHEQSLMTPEEIEEEEEVEAIKQDIKFTKQQSVGSTRNTLRMAQEAEQSGQNTLGVLGSQSERLYNVERTLALADTQNKIADDKVKELKKVNRSIFAVHAGNPFNSKRRLRRQEEDIKNRRMEEKLISEQLRSQVYRSEHRITSSLREQNAKSELQEKYDKERKLKEAQRYQFENDSEDDDMELEIASNLDQIGNATSRLKKLAVTASEEIDHQNKRLKNIEEDADRLDINVHLNQHRIQHIR, encoded by the coding sequence ATGGGGCTGAAGAAACTATTGAAACTTCAACCTCCCTCTCAAGAGgaaattgaaaagcaaAATAGAGAAAACTTGCAAGCTCAGGGAGTTAGCATTCGCTCCGAGAAAAAGAGACCAGACAAGTTTGCCGCCTTTAAACAGTACGCCCAAGACAAGGTCACTCAATCTCCCACTTATAGGCCAGTTTCCAAAGAGTCTGTTCAAGCAAATTACCAGCCTTATCAAAGCGATCGAAAACTCAAGAAAGCTCAAGAGGAAAAGATCTCCGCTTCCAACAGTAATAACCCTTACGCTCAGTACTCCGATAGTTATGGGGCTCAGTCCGGAACCAATGGTTCATCAATTTCCAACTTAAATTCCCAAGAGTACAGTAGTGGACGCATCAATAACCCATATTCTAGCTACGAAAATTCGGAAAACGTGGCAGCTTTggaacaagaagaagagttgTCGTTTGGTGGCGCTAATGATGCTGGCCCTCAACAATTGAGAAGACTCCAGACCAACCAGACAGCACAAACTAATGGATTTTCTCAATTTGGTGACTTGAATGATCTTCCTGAAAGCGTATTAAACGCTCCTGTCAGTTCGCAAGCTCACGAGCAATCACTTATGACCCCTGAGGAAATcgaagaggaggaagaagttgaagCGATTAAACAAGATATCAAATTTACCAAGCAACAGTCAGTTGGGTCCACAAGGAATACGTTAAGGATGGCACAAGAAGCTGAGCAGTCGGGTCAAAATACCCTTGGTGTTCTGGGGTCTCAAAGTGAACGGCTATACAatgttgaaagaactttgGCTTTAGCCGATACTCAGAACAAGATTGCTGATGACAAGGTCAAGGAATTAAAGAAAGTTAATCGTTCGATATTTGCTGTTCATGCAGGAAATCCTTTTAATTCTAAAAGAAGACTTAGAAGACAGGAAGAAGATATAAAGAATAGGAGGATGGAAGAGAAGTTGATTTCAGAACAGCTAAGATCTCAAGTCTATCGATCAGAACATCGTATTACTTCCAGTTTAAGAGAACAAAATGCAAAGTCagaacttcaagaaaaatacGACAAAGAACGGAAGCTCAAAGAGGCTCAAAGGTAccagtttgaaaatgattctGAAGACGATGATATGGAGTTGGAGATTGCCAGTAACTTGGACCAAATTGGAAATGCTACCTCTAGATTAAAAAAACTAGCTGTGACCGCTagtgaagaaattgatcaCCAGAATAAAAGACTGAAAAACATCGAAGAAGATGCCGACAGGCTTGATATTAATGTCCACTTGAACCAACACAGAATTCAACATATacgatga
- a CDS encoding Mitochondrial cytochrome-c peroxidase, producing the protein MSSIAFHTFRGSRAKMATALLLTGAVGAGSYHYEKKRRQFNNRNNNNNNNKNNKNFAKALFGFSTGTAAATLTDESKVKVATLSDIHSFKEYQQVYNDIAKKIEDEDDFDVDGSAGPNLVRLAWHSAGTYDKYDKNPHTNGGSYGGTMRFSKEGGDGANNGLAKGREFLEPLLKKYTWLSHGDLWTLAGVVAIQEMGGPKIKWRPGRKDLSEEYQAPNGKLPDAAQGPDYVRKFFNRLDFTDREMVALIGAHTLGRCHVTSSGYDGPWDFAPTMFDNGFFTQLQKGVGSGEGQWHLRKWDGPEQYEDNNSNSLMMLPADMALVQDPKFKKIVDEFAASQEAFFNEFAPAFQKLLESGIHFPKESKELVFRTLDEQS; encoded by the coding sequence ATGTCGTCCATTGCATTCCATACATTCAGAGGTTCCAGAGCTAAGATGGCTACGGCCCTCCTTCTGACAGGAGCCGTGGGAGCTGGAAGCTACCACTACGAGAAAAAGAGACGTCAATTTAACAATAGGAACAATAACAACAATAACAATAAGAACAACAAGAATTTTGCCAAAGCTCTATTCGGATTTTCTACAGGAACTGCTGCTGCCACTTTAACCGATGAGAGTAAAGTGAAAGTAGCTACTTTATCAGATATccattctttcaaagaatacCAACAGGTCTATAATGATATCGCCAAGAAGATAGAGGACGAGGACGACTTTGACGTAGACGGATCTGCTGGACCTAACTTGGTGAGATTGGCATGGCATTCTGCTGGAACTTACGACAAGTACGACAAGAACCCTCATACCAACGGTGGTTCTTACGGAGGAACAATGAGATTTTCTAAGGAAGGGGGTGACGGTGCCAATAACGGATTAGCCAAAGGAAGAGAGTTTCTAGAGCCCCTTTTAAAGAAGTACACATGGCTTTCACACGGTGACTTGTGGACCTTGGCTGGTGTTGTTGCTATTCAAGAGATGGGTGGTCCAAAGATAAAATGGAGAccaggaagaaaagatttgtCTGAAGAGTACCAAGCACCAAACGGAAAGCTACCAGATGCAGCTCAAGGACCTGATTATGTTCgtaaatttttcaaccgTCTAGATTTTACCGATAGAGAAATGGTTGCTCTGATTGGTGCCCACACCCTGGGAAGATGTCATGTTACGAGCAGTGGTTACGATGGACCATGGGATTTTGCTCCTACCATGTTTGACAACGGATTTTTCACTCAATTACAAAAAGGAGTAGGTTCAGGTGAAGGGCAATGGCATTTGAGAAAATGGGATGGCCCTGAACAGTACGAAGACAACAattccaattctttgatgatgctgCCTGCTGACATGGCTCTTGTTCAGGATccaaagttcaagaagattgttGATGAGTTTGCTGCTTCACAGGAGgcatttttcaatgagttTGCCCCTGCCTTCCAGAAGCTGTTGGAGAGTGGTATTCATTTCCCCAAGGAATCCAAAGAGTTGGTGTTCAGGACACTAGACGAGCAGAGTTAG